Proteins found in one Primulina eburnea isolate SZY01 chromosome 16, ASM2296580v1, whole genome shotgun sequence genomic segment:
- the LOC140816898 gene encoding nucleobase-ascorbate transporter 7-like isoform X2: MAGGGAAAPPPKQDELIPHPVKDQLPGVSYCITSPPPWPEAILLGFQHYIVMLGTTVLIPSFLAPQMGGGKEEKAQMIQTLQFVAGLNTLAQILLGTRLPAVIGGSYTYIPATLSIVLAGRYSEILEPVERFKRIMRGIQGAMIVASTLQIVIGFSGLWRNVTRFLSPLSTVPLVALSGFGLYELGFPLVAKCVEIGLPQLILLVIFSQCLPHLMKGGKHVFTRFAVLFSVILVWIYAHLLTIGGAYKNAAPTTQLSCRTDRAGIISGAPWIRVPYPFQWGAPTFHAGEAFAMMATSFVSLVESTGAFIAVSRYASATPMPHSVLSRGIGWQGLGILFSGIFGTGNGSSVSIENAGLLGLTRVGSRRVVQVSAVFMIFFSVLGKFGAVFASIPAPIVAALYCILFAYVGVGGLGFLQFCNMNAFRTKFILAFSIFMGLSIPQYFNEYRSVKGYGPIHSSAKWFNDMINVPFSSEPFVAGVLALILDVTLPPKDGTTRKDRGMHWWDRFQSYKTDTRSEEFYSLPFNLNKFFPSV, from the exons ATGGCAGGAGGCGGAGCAGCTGCACCACCACCAAAACAAGATGAGTTGATACCACATCCAGTCAAAGATCAGCTCCCCGGTGTTTCTTACTGCATTACAAGCCCACCTCCATGGC CTGAGGCAATACTGCTTGGTTTCCAGCACTACATTGTGATGCTTGGTACTACGGTTCTCATACCCTCCTTTCTGGCTCCTCAAATGGGAGGAGGAAag GAAGAGAAGGCTCAAATGATTCAAACACTACAATTTGTTGCTGGATTGAACACGCTAGCCCAGATATTACTCGGGACTCGACTGCCAGCTGTGATCGGAGGTTCTTATACATATATCCCCGCAACTTTGTCAATTGTCTTGGCTGGTCGATATAGTGAAATTCTGGAACCTGTAGAG AGATTCAAGAGGATTATGAGAGGAATTCAGGGGGCTATGATTGTAGCTTCCACTCTTCAGATAGTCATCGGCTTCAGTGGCCTTTGGAGAAACGTTACTAG GTTCTTGAGTCCACTTTCTACAGTTCCACTGGTAGCTCTCAGTGGATTTGGGCTTTATGAGCTTGGTTTTCCTCTG GTAGCAAAATGTGTGGAGATTGGATTGCCTCAGCTTATCTTACTAGTGATCTTTTCGCAA TGCTTACCTCATCTGATGAAAGGTGGAAAACACGTCTTTACTCGTTTTGCTGTGCTATTCTCGGTCATTTTAGTGTGGATTTATGCTCATTTACTGACCATTGGTGGAGCATACAAAAATGCCGCACCAACAACTCAATTAAGCTGTAGAACTGACCGTGCTGGAATCATAAGTGGCGCTCCTTG GATCAGAGTTCCGTATCCATTTCAATGGGGAGCTCCTACTTTCCATGCTGGAGAAGCATTCGCCATGATGGCGACTTCATTTGTTAGCCTTGTTGAG TCCACTGGTGCTTTCATTGCTGTGTCAAGGTATGCCAGTGCAACTCCTATGCCGCATTCTGTTCTCAGCCGAGGGATTGGCTGGCAG GGTCTCGGCATATTGTTTTCTGGAATTTTTGGAACTGGAAACGGGTCATCTGTTTCTAT TGAAAATGCCGGTTTGCTCGGGTTGACACGAGTTGGAAGCCGAAGAGTTGTACAAGTTtctgctgtttttatgatattcttTTCAGTACTAG GCAAATTCGGAGCTGTCTTTGCTTCAATTCCGGCTCCAATCGTTGCTGCGTTGTATTGCATTCTGTTTGCCTATGTTG GGGTAGGAGGTCTCGGTTTCCTGCAATTCTGCAACATGAATGCCTTCAGAACAAAGTTCATTCTTGCATTCTCAATCTTCATGGGATTATCCATACCGCAGTATTTCAACGAGTACAGATCTGTAAAGGGCTATGGCCCGATCCATTCCTCAGCAAAATgg TTCAACGATATGATCAACGTTCCTTTCTCGTCCGAACCATTCGTTGCTGGAGTTTTGGCCCTGATTTTGGATGTCACGTTGCCTCCGAAAGACGGCACGACGAGGAAAGATAGAGGCATGCATTGGTGGGATAGGTTCCAATCATATAAAACCGATACAAGAAGTGAAGAGTTCTATTCCTTGCCTTTCAATCTCAACAAATTCTTCCCATCTGTGTAG
- the LOC140816898 gene encoding nucleobase-ascorbate transporter 6-like isoform X1, which produces MAGGGAAAPPPKQDELIPHPVKDQLPGVSYCITSPPPWPEAILLGFQHYIVMLGTTVLIPSFLAPQMGGGKEEKAQMIQTLQFVAGLNTLAQILLGTRLPAVIGGSYTYIPATLSIVLAGRYSEILEPVERFKRIMRGIQGAMIVASTLQIVIGFSGLWRNVTRFLSPLSTVPLVALSGFGLYELGFPLVAKCVEIGLPQLILLVIFSQCLPHLMKGGKHVFTRFAVLFSVILVWIYAHLLTIGGAYKNAAPTTQLSCRTDRAGIISGAPWIRVPYPFQWGAPTFHAGEAFAMMATSFVSLVESTGAFIAVSRYASATPMPHSVLSRGIGWQVIGLKVIYFAFIDTAKISQDYEFYGYLSSFGYKITKWTVCFQGLGILFSGIFGTGNGSSVSIENAGLLGLTRVGSRRVVQVSAVFMIFFSVLGKFGAVFASIPAPIVAALYCILFAYVGVGGLGFLQFCNMNAFRTKFILAFSIFMGLSIPQYFNEYRSVKGYGPIHSSAKWFNDMINVPFSSEPFVAGVLALILDVTLPPKDGTTRKDRGMHWWDRFQSYKTDTRSEEFYSLPFNLNKFFPSV; this is translated from the exons ATGGCAGGAGGCGGAGCAGCTGCACCACCACCAAAACAAGATGAGTTGATACCACATCCAGTCAAAGATCAGCTCCCCGGTGTTTCTTACTGCATTACAAGCCCACCTCCATGGC CTGAGGCAATACTGCTTGGTTTCCAGCACTACATTGTGATGCTTGGTACTACGGTTCTCATACCCTCCTTTCTGGCTCCTCAAATGGGAGGAGGAAag GAAGAGAAGGCTCAAATGATTCAAACACTACAATTTGTTGCTGGATTGAACACGCTAGCCCAGATATTACTCGGGACTCGACTGCCAGCTGTGATCGGAGGTTCTTATACATATATCCCCGCAACTTTGTCAATTGTCTTGGCTGGTCGATATAGTGAAATTCTGGAACCTGTAGAG AGATTCAAGAGGATTATGAGAGGAATTCAGGGGGCTATGATTGTAGCTTCCACTCTTCAGATAGTCATCGGCTTCAGTGGCCTTTGGAGAAACGTTACTAG GTTCTTGAGTCCACTTTCTACAGTTCCACTGGTAGCTCTCAGTGGATTTGGGCTTTATGAGCTTGGTTTTCCTCTG GTAGCAAAATGTGTGGAGATTGGATTGCCTCAGCTTATCTTACTAGTGATCTTTTCGCAA TGCTTACCTCATCTGATGAAAGGTGGAAAACACGTCTTTACTCGTTTTGCTGTGCTATTCTCGGTCATTTTAGTGTGGATTTATGCTCATTTACTGACCATTGGTGGAGCATACAAAAATGCCGCACCAACAACTCAATTAAGCTGTAGAACTGACCGTGCTGGAATCATAAGTGGCGCTCCTTG GATCAGAGTTCCGTATCCATTTCAATGGGGAGCTCCTACTTTCCATGCTGGAGAAGCATTCGCCATGATGGCGACTTCATTTGTTAGCCTTGTTGAG TCCACTGGTGCTTTCATTGCTGTGTCAAGGTATGCCAGTGCAACTCCTATGCCGCATTCTGTTCTCAGCCGAGGGATTGGCTGGCAGGTAATTGGGCTTAAAGTCATTTACTTTGCATTCATAGACACGGCCAAAATCTCACAAGATTATGAATTCTATGGTTATTTGAGTTCTTTTGGTTACAAAATTACAAAATGGACTGTCTGTTTTCAGGGTCTCGGCATATTGTTTTCTGGAATTTTTGGAACTGGAAACGGGTCATCTGTTTCTAT TGAAAATGCCGGTTTGCTCGGGTTGACACGAGTTGGAAGCCGAAGAGTTGTACAAGTTtctgctgtttttatgatattcttTTCAGTACTAG GCAAATTCGGAGCTGTCTTTGCTTCAATTCCGGCTCCAATCGTTGCTGCGTTGTATTGCATTCTGTTTGCCTATGTTG GGGTAGGAGGTCTCGGTTTCCTGCAATTCTGCAACATGAATGCCTTCAGAACAAAGTTCATTCTTGCATTCTCAATCTTCATGGGATTATCCATACCGCAGTATTTCAACGAGTACAGATCTGTAAAGGGCTATGGCCCGATCCATTCCTCAGCAAAATgg TTCAACGATATGATCAACGTTCCTTTCTCGTCCGAACCATTCGTTGCTGGAGTTTTGGCCCTGATTTTGGATGTCACGTTGCCTCCGAAAGACGGCACGACGAGGAAAGATAGAGGCATGCATTGGTGGGATAGGTTCCAATCATATAAAACCGATACAAGAAGTGAAGAGTTCTATTCCTTGCCTTTCAATCTCAACAAATTCTTCCCATCTGTGTAG